Proteins encoded together in one Tripterygium wilfordii isolate XIE 37 chromosome 14, ASM1340144v1, whole genome shotgun sequence window:
- the LOC120014401 gene encoding DExH-box ATP-dependent RNA helicase DExH16, mitochondrial isoform X1, whose translation MLSYLKPKLALQKRIKMASLRLRGRKCQAFAVSCILHDNMRPYCYWFQSDMRLGALFSACITTRDYGSYSSSKMFDIMDLTCPHTWYPNARKKHRKIILHVGPTNSGKTHRALKQLESSPSGIYCGPLRLLAWEIAKRLNKAKVPCDLITGQERVEVEGAKHKAVTVEMADVTCNYHCAVIDEIQMLGCRTRGFSFTRALLGMAVDELHLCGDPASVPLIQEMLKVTGDDVKVEYYERLSPLVPLKVPLGPFSNIQTGDCIVTFSRKKIYRFKKLIENRGKRLCSVVYGSLPPETRTRQATMFNDASSEFDVLVASDAIGMGLNLNISRIIFSTLRKFDGIETRELTVSEIKQIAGRAGRYGSKFPDGEVTCLNEDDLPLLHSSLKSPSPIIERAGLFPSFDLLYMYSRLHPKHSLHQILEHFVDNAKLSENYFIADCEEMLKAAAVIDELPLTLHDKYLFVISPVDMNDYIASQGFTQFATNYAKTGIVRLREIFTPGTLRVPKTHDSLKELESIHKVLDLYVWLSFRLEDAFPDKEVAASQKAICSMLIEDFLERHGDQKPTAWPRRLQPRTGLSSLSF comes from the exons ATGCTTTCGTACCTGAAGCCGAAGTTGGCGTTAC agaagagaataaAGATGGCGTCTTTGCGGCTTCGGGGCCGAAAGTGTCAGGCTTTCGCTGTTTCTTGCATTCTACATG ATAACATGAGGCCTTATTGTTATTGGTTCCAGTCTGACATGAGGCTTGGAGCTTTATTTAGTGCTTGCATCACCACAAGGGATTATGGTAGTTATAGTAGCAGCAAAATGTTTGATATCATGGATCTAAC CTGTCCTCACACGTGGTATCCAAATGCGCGGAAAAAACATCGCAAGATCATCCTGCATGTGGGTCCTACAAATAGTGGTAAAACACACCGTGCTTTAAAGCAACTTGAATCGAGTCCTTCTG GCATATATTGTGGGCCACTGAGATTGTTGGCGTGGGAGATTGCCAAAAGGTTGAATAAGGCAAAAGTTCCTTGTGATCTGATTACGGGACAAGAAAGAGTGGAAGTTGAGGGCGCAAAACACAAGGCCGTGACAGTTGAGATGGCTGATGTCACATGCAATTACCATTGCGCTGTTATTGATGAAATTCAG ATGCTGGGGTGTAGGACAAGGGGTTTTTCATTTACACGTGCTCTTTTGGGAATGGCTGTTGATGAGCTTCACCTTTGTGGAGACCCGGCTTCTGTTCCACTTATTCAGGAAATGTTGAAAGTGACTGGTGATGATGTCAAG GTTGAATACTATGAAAGACTTTCGCCTCTAGTTCCACTAAAGGTTCCCCTGGGACCCTTTTCCAATATTCAAACAGGAGATTGTATTGTAACCTTTTCACGTAAAAAGATATACAGATTCAAG AAACTAATCGAAAATAGGGGAAAGCGTCTCTGTTCTGTAGTTTATGGTTCCCTACCACCAGAAACTCGTACCAGACAG GCTACAATGTTCAATGACGCAAGCAGTGAGTTTGACGTTCTTGTGGCTAGTGATGCCATTGGGATGGGTCTTAATCTGAACATTTCCAGAATTATATTTTCAACACTACGGAAGTTTGATGGTATTGAGACACGAGAGCTTACGGTATCAGAGATTAAACAAATTGCAG GGAGAGCTGGCAGGTATGGATCAAAATTTCCTGATGGAGAAGTAACCTGTCTAAATGAAGATGATCTACCTTTGCTTCATTCCTCACTGAAATCCCCATCTCCCATTATAGAG CGAGCTGGATTATTTCCCTCATTCGATTTATTGTACATGTATTCACGCTTACATCCAAAACATAGCCTCCATCAAATATTG GAGCATTTTGTGGATAACGCCAAATTGTCTGAGAACTATTTCATCGCTGATTGTGAGGAAATGTTG AAAGCTGCTGCTGTTATTGACGAATTGCCCCTTACATTGCATGACAAGTATCTCTTTGTTATAAG TCCAGTCGACATGAATGATTATATTGCATCTCAGGGTTTTACTCAG TTTGCGACTAATTACGCAAAGACAGGTATTGTTCGACTTCGAGAAATATTTACACCTGGAACACTTCGGGTGCCAAAAACTCATGATTCACTGAAGGAGCTTGAATCCATTCACAAG GTTTTAGATCTTTATGTGTGGTTGAGTTTCCGTTTGGAGGACGCATTCCCAGATAAAGAAGTGGCAGCCTCCCAAAAGGCAATATGCAGCAT GTTGATAGAAGACTTCCTGGAAAGACACGGGGATCAGAAGCCAACGGCTTGGCCAAGAAGGTTGCAGCCACGCACTGGCCTCAGTTCTTTATCGTTCTAA
- the LOC120014401 gene encoding DExH-box ATP-dependent RNA helicase DExH16, mitochondrial isoform X2, which translates to MASLRLRGRKCQAFAVSCILHDNMRPYCYWFQSDMRLGALFSACITTRDYGSYSSSKMFDIMDLTCPHTWYPNARKKHRKIILHVGPTNSGKTHRALKQLESSPSGIYCGPLRLLAWEIAKRLNKAKVPCDLITGQERVEVEGAKHKAVTVEMADVTCNYHCAVIDEIQMLGCRTRGFSFTRALLGMAVDELHLCGDPASVPLIQEMLKVTGDDVKVEYYERLSPLVPLKVPLGPFSNIQTGDCIVTFSRKKIYRFKKLIENRGKRLCSVVYGSLPPETRTRQATMFNDASSEFDVLVASDAIGMGLNLNISRIIFSTLRKFDGIETRELTVSEIKQIAGRAGRYGSKFPDGEVTCLNEDDLPLLHSSLKSPSPIIERAGLFPSFDLLYMYSRLHPKHSLHQILEHFVDNAKLSENYFIADCEEMLKAAAVIDELPLTLHDKYLFVISPVDMNDYIASQGFTQFATNYAKTGIVRLREIFTPGTLRVPKTHDSLKELESIHKVLDLYVWLSFRLEDAFPDKEVAASQKAICSMLIEDFLERHGDQKPTAWPRRLQPRTGLSSLSF; encoded by the exons ATGGCGTCTTTGCGGCTTCGGGGCCGAAAGTGTCAGGCTTTCGCTGTTTCTTGCATTCTACATG ATAACATGAGGCCTTATTGTTATTGGTTCCAGTCTGACATGAGGCTTGGAGCTTTATTTAGTGCTTGCATCACCACAAGGGATTATGGTAGTTATAGTAGCAGCAAAATGTTTGATATCATGGATCTAAC CTGTCCTCACACGTGGTATCCAAATGCGCGGAAAAAACATCGCAAGATCATCCTGCATGTGGGTCCTACAAATAGTGGTAAAACACACCGTGCTTTAAAGCAACTTGAATCGAGTCCTTCTG GCATATATTGTGGGCCACTGAGATTGTTGGCGTGGGAGATTGCCAAAAGGTTGAATAAGGCAAAAGTTCCTTGTGATCTGATTACGGGACAAGAAAGAGTGGAAGTTGAGGGCGCAAAACACAAGGCCGTGACAGTTGAGATGGCTGATGTCACATGCAATTACCATTGCGCTGTTATTGATGAAATTCAG ATGCTGGGGTGTAGGACAAGGGGTTTTTCATTTACACGTGCTCTTTTGGGAATGGCTGTTGATGAGCTTCACCTTTGTGGAGACCCGGCTTCTGTTCCACTTATTCAGGAAATGTTGAAAGTGACTGGTGATGATGTCAAG GTTGAATACTATGAAAGACTTTCGCCTCTAGTTCCACTAAAGGTTCCCCTGGGACCCTTTTCCAATATTCAAACAGGAGATTGTATTGTAACCTTTTCACGTAAAAAGATATACAGATTCAAG AAACTAATCGAAAATAGGGGAAAGCGTCTCTGTTCTGTAGTTTATGGTTCCCTACCACCAGAAACTCGTACCAGACAG GCTACAATGTTCAATGACGCAAGCAGTGAGTTTGACGTTCTTGTGGCTAGTGATGCCATTGGGATGGGTCTTAATCTGAACATTTCCAGAATTATATTTTCAACACTACGGAAGTTTGATGGTATTGAGACACGAGAGCTTACGGTATCAGAGATTAAACAAATTGCAG GGAGAGCTGGCAGGTATGGATCAAAATTTCCTGATGGAGAAGTAACCTGTCTAAATGAAGATGATCTACCTTTGCTTCATTCCTCACTGAAATCCCCATCTCCCATTATAGAG CGAGCTGGATTATTTCCCTCATTCGATTTATTGTACATGTATTCACGCTTACATCCAAAACATAGCCTCCATCAAATATTG GAGCATTTTGTGGATAACGCCAAATTGTCTGAGAACTATTTCATCGCTGATTGTGAGGAAATGTTG AAAGCTGCTGCTGTTATTGACGAATTGCCCCTTACATTGCATGACAAGTATCTCTTTGTTATAAG TCCAGTCGACATGAATGATTATATTGCATCTCAGGGTTTTACTCAG TTTGCGACTAATTACGCAAAGACAGGTATTGTTCGACTTCGAGAAATATTTACACCTGGAACACTTCGGGTGCCAAAAACTCATGATTCACTGAAGGAGCTTGAATCCATTCACAAG GTTTTAGATCTTTATGTGTGGTTGAGTTTCCGTTTGGAGGACGCATTCCCAGATAAAGAAGTGGCAGCCTCCCAAAAGGCAATATGCAGCAT GTTGATAGAAGACTTCCTGGAAAGACACGGGGATCAGAAGCCAACGGCTTGGCCAAGAAGGTTGCAGCCACGCACTGGCCTCAGTTCTTTATCGTTCTAA
- the LOC120014908 gene encoding pentatricopeptide repeat-containing protein At3g22670, mitochondrial-like: MENHGVSRDVLTCDTMISSACAHSQEENALKLLQKMEKDSCKPDLKTYAPLLKMCCRKKRMKVLNFLSSDMFKNDVSIDQRTYALLINEPCKSGKLKRACLFFEETVLKGMIPMDSTCKMLAEELERKNMAIEKERIEKSMPQVKE, from the coding sequence ATGGAAAACCATGGAGTTAGCCGGGACGTATTGACATGTGATACTATGATTTCTTCTGCTTGTGCACATTCTCAAGAGGAGAATGCTTTGAAGTTGCTTCAGAAAATGGAAAAGGATTCATGCAAACCAGATCTTAAAACTTATGCACCATTGCTGAAAATGTGCTGCAGGAAAAAGAGGATGAAGGTTCTCAACTTTCTTTCGAGCGACATGTTTAAGAATGATGTCAGTATTGATCAACGAACCTATGCTCTGTTGATAAATGAGCCGTGCAAGAGTGGAAAACTTAAGAGGGCTTGCTTGTTTTTTGAAGAAACAGTTTTGAAGGGAATGATTCCTATGGATAGCACTTGCAAAATGTTGGCAGAGGAGCTAGAGCGGAAGAATATGGCCATAGAGAAGGAACGGATCGAGAAATCGATGCCTCAGGTAAAAGAATGA
- the LOC120014906 gene encoding pentatricopeptide repeat-containing protein At3g22690, giving the protein MFFSLNSGLSSTAIIGVSAEVQTQNTMAATTHLPLVRATPNSIPLPVHREQKIKNRDSSSLTDSFTNCKTLTQLKLLHCRNTKQGLNHHLTSMTELISSCISLGTTESLDYAAKSFDYFIKDEGVGDALYMYNSLIRGYSSCGLGDRAVLLYCQMVVNGVLPDKYTFPFVLSACAKVGAYSEGVMIHGAVVKMGFEGDVFVDNSLIHLYGECGKLDYGRKVFDKMSKRNVVSWTSLVCGCAKRDCAKEAVSLFFEMVAAGVKPNSVTMVCVISACAKLQNRELGEMVHGYIRDHEMEVNTHMVNALVDMYMKCDCVDIAKKLFDECADKNLVLCNTFMSNYVHQGMAREALSVLDEILRQGIRPDRVTMLSAISACAQLVDISSARQCHGYVLRNQLECWDSILNAMIDMYMKNGKQELACRIFDGMPNKTVVSWNSLVAGFTSNGDVESAMNTFNTMPEKDIVSWNTIMGALIQESMFEEVLELFKLMQAEGMKADRVTMMGVTTACAYLGDHDLAKWIHAYIEKNEIYCDVRLSTALVDMFARCGDPQTALKVFNNMKKRDVSAWTAAIGAMAMEGNGRRGVELFNEMIKQGVEPDGVVLVALLTACSHSGLVEQGRQFFRSMKERYGITPRVVHYGCMVDLLGRAGLLGQAVDLIKSMPMDPNDVIWSSLLAACRMQKDFDTAAYAAERLTKLAPERTGVQVLLSNIYASAEKWTDVAKVRLDLKEKGFRKVPGSSSIRVNGKVYEFTSGDESHPEMTSIELMLGEINSRLRDAGHVPDLTNVLLDVEEQEKEYLLSRHSEKLAMAYGLITTGRGMPIRVVKNLRICSDCHSFAKLVSKIYDREIIIRDNNRFHFFRQGVCSCCDYW; this is encoded by the coding sequence atgttcttttcaCTAAATAGTGGATTATCGTCCACTGCAATTATTGGTGTAAGTGCGGAAGTCCAGACACAAAACACAATGGCTGCAACAACCCATCTCCCTCTAGTACGAGCCACCCCAAATTCCATACCTTTACCTGTCCATCGCGAACAAAAAATCAAGAACAGAGACTCCTCCTCTCTAACTGACTCCTTCACGAACTGCAAAACGCTTACCCAACTTAAGTTACTTCATTGCCGTAATACCAAGCAGGGCCTCAATCACCACCTGACTTCTATGACTGAGCTTATATCATCGTGTATTTCATTGGGTACTACTGAAAGCTTAGATTACGCAGCAAAATCCTTTGATTACTTCATCAAGGATGAAGGGGTAGGGGACGCGTTGTATATGTACAATTCTTTGATCAGAGGTTATTCTTCTTGTGGACTTGGCGATAGAGCTGTCTTGCTTTATTGTCAAATGGTGGTTAATGGTGTTTTGCCTGATAAGTATACATTCCCGTTCGTGTTAAGCGCGTGTGCCAAAGTTGGGGCGTACAGTGAAGGAGTTATGATTCATGGGGCGGTCGTAAAGATGGGTTTTGAAGGAGACGTATTTGTAGATAATTCTTTGATACATCTGTATGGTGAGTGTGGGAAGCTGGACTATGGTAGAaaggtgtttgataaaatgtctAAAAGAAATGTCGTTTCCTGGACTAGCTTGGTTTGTGGTTGTGCTAAAAGGGATTGTGCTAAGGAGGCTGTTTCGTTGTTTTTTGAGATGGTGGCTGCAGGTGTTAAACCCAATTCAGTAACGATGGTGTGTGTGATTTCCGCATGTGCTAAGTTGCAGAATCGTGAATTGGGGGAAATGGTGCATGGTTATATTAGAGACCACGAGATGGAGGTTAACACTCATATGGTGAATGCACTAGTTGATATGTACATGAAATGCGATTGTGTTGATATTGCGAAGAAGCTTTTCGATGAATGTGCTGATAAAAATTTGGTTCTGTGTAATACATTCATGTCAAATTATGTGCACCAGGGGATGGCAAGAGAAGCACTTTCTGTCTTGGATGAAATTCTGAGACAGGGAATAAGACCTGATCGGGTTACAATGCTATCAGCAATCTCAGCATGCGCTCAATTGGTTGATATTTCGTCTGCAAGACAGTGCCACGGTTATGTCCTAAGGAATCAATTGGAATGCTGGGATAGCATTCTCAATGCCATGATTGACATGTACATGAAGAATGGCAAACAAGAACTGGCTTGTAGGATTTTTGATGGCATGCCTAACAAGACTGTGGTTTCGTGGAACTCTTTAGTTGCAGGTTTCACTAGCAATGGTGATGTGGAGTCTGCTATGAACACTTTCAATACTATGCCAGAGAAAGATATTGTCTCCTGGAACACCATTATGGGCGCTCTGATACAAGAGAGCATGTTTGAGGAAGTACTGGAACTTTTCAAGTTAATGCAAGCAGAGGGAATGAAAGCTGATAGAGTGACAATGATGGGAGTCACAACTGCCTGCGCCTATCTGGGAGATCATGATCTTGCAAAATGGATCCATGCTTACATAGAAAAGAATGAAATCTACTGTGACGTGCGTCTGAGCACGGCCTTAGTTGATATGTTTGCTAGATGTGGTGATCCTCAAACCGCCCTGAAAGTTTTCAATAACATGAAGAAAAGAGATGTGTCGGCTTGGACTGCAGCCATCGGTGCAATGGCCATGGAGGGAAACGGTAGAAGGGGCGTAGAACTTTTCAACGAGATGATTAAGCAAGGAGTGGAACCAGATGGAGTAGTACTTGTGGCACTACTAACAGCATGCAGCCACAGCGGGCTTGTGGAACAGGGTAGACAGTTTTTCAGGTCAATGAAGGAGAGGTATGGAATAACCCCTCGAGTTGTCCATTATGGATGCATGGTAGATTTACTTGGCCGAGCTGGGTTACTGGGTCAAGCCGTTGATCTTATAAAGAGCATGCCAATGGACCCTAATGATGTCATTTGGAGTTCTCTCTTAGCTGCTTGCCGGATGCAAAAAGATTTTGATACGGCAGCTTATGCCGCAGAAAGGTTAACCAAACTGGCTCCTGAGAGGACCGGGGTTCAAGTGCTTCTGTCAAATATATACGCATCTGCTGAGAAATGGACTGATGTTGCAAAAGTGAGGCTAGACCTCAAGGAGAAAGGATTCCGCAAAGTTCCTGGATCAAGTTCAATTCGGGTTAATGGAAAAGTGTACGAGTTTACCTCTGGCGATGAATCCCACCCAGAGATGACCAGTATTGAACTTATGTTGGGAGAGATAAACAGTAGGCTCAGAGATGCTGGCCATGTTCCTGATCTGACTAATGTTCTACTTGATGTTGAAGAGCAAGAGAAAGAATACTTGCTAAGCAGGCACAGTGAGAAGCTGGCCATGGCATATGGACTCATCACGACAGGTCGAGGAATGCCCATACGTGTTGTCAAGAACCTCCGCATTTGCTCTGATTGCCATTCATTTGCGAAATTGGTGTCAAAGATATATGACCGGGAAATTATAATCCGTGATAATAATAGATTTCACTTTTTCCGGCAAGGTGTCTGCTCTTGTTGTGATTATTGGTAA